In Wenyingzhuangia fucanilytica, the following are encoded in one genomic region:
- a CDS encoding T9SS type A sorting domain-containing protein, which translates to MKKTLLQKIILSAFVLLTLSTGKMNAQANIEYTFDGATWEGWTAQAGTGAFVSTFANNPNGALEISWTPGAETRNIIMYGNGPEATLNASAYKYIQVIISNTSSQIDVLRIRGRVSEGAFTNFIDVPITTNVADSFSTYNFEITNGSFDGTLDRFQIVFRRSDNGVITDDMATIEVDNILISTSTTLSTKNNNVSDFEFSISPNPTNDILNINTQEDLNSIEIYDLLGKKVLTANKSSKQINVSALNSSMYIIKLTSNNGVSIKRFIKS; encoded by the coding sequence ATGAAAAAAACATTACTACAAAAAATTATTTTAAGTGCTTTTGTACTACTTACACTAAGTACTGGTAAAATGAATGCACAAGCTAATATTGAATACACCTTTGATGGAGCTACTTGGGAAGGTTGGACTGCTCAAGCAGGTACAGGTGCTTTTGTATCTACATTTGCTAACAATCCTAATGGAGCATTAGAAATAAGCTGGACTCCTGGAGCTGAAACTAGAAATATAATTATGTACGGTAATGGTCCAGAAGCCACATTAAACGCTAGTGCATATAAATACATACAAGTTATAATTAGTAATACTTCTAGTCAAATAGATGTTCTGAGAATTAGAGGTAGAGTATCAGAAGGTGCCTTTACAAACTTTATTGATGTTCCTATTACTACCAATGTAGCTGATAGCTTTTCTACTTACAACTTTGAAATCACAAATGGAAGTTTTGATGGTACATTAGATAGATTTCAAATTGTTTTTAGAAGAAGTGATAACGGAGTCATTACAGATGACATGGCTACCATAGAAGTAGACAACATTTTAATTTCTACATCAACTACCTTGTCTACAAAAAACAACAATGTTAGTGATTTTGAGTTTTCAATCTCTCCAAATCCTACTAATGATATCTTAAACATTAATACACAAGAAGATTTAAACAGTATAGAAATTTACGATCTATTAGGTAAAAAAGTTTTAACTGCTAACAAATCTAGCAAACAGATTAATGTTTCAGCTTTAAACAGCTCAATGTATATCATCAAATTAACTTCTAACAATGGTGTTTCAATAAAACGTTTTATTAAAAGTTAA
- a CDS encoding mandelate racemase/muconate lactonizing enzyme family protein — protein MTIEKIETFVLKDTLSKSFFFSQWEYSERCICIVKITASNGQYGWGEAYGPATMVEAGIKLLESTVIGENPLENEVIWNKMYRKTLDFSRRGVYMASVSAIDIAVWDLKGKILGLPISTLLGGSHRKKIKPYATGLYFTNHNNFSEGFVEEAQMYVRQGFKAMKMKVGLGINEDVANVKLIREAIGPDIQLMVDSNHAYTFREAVELSRKIEKYDITWFEEPISPEFYEQYSELRTKTSIPISGGECEYLRFGFNELIKNKSVDILQPDICASGGLTEAKRIATLASTNGIDLIPHTWGTSIGLHVALHFISNIESIPGRMYQPEFLMEYDQTENGLRDHLSFPKLEMKDGMLDVPNRPGLGIDIDEEVLRKYCVSTINSVI, from the coding sequence ATGACAATTGAAAAAATAGAAACCTTTGTACTAAAAGATACGCTATCAAAAAGTTTTTTCTTTTCACAATGGGAGTACTCAGAACGCTGTATATGTATTGTAAAAATAACAGCATCAAACGGACAGTATGGTTGGGGTGAGGCTTATGGGCCTGCAACAATGGTAGAAGCGGGGATTAAATTATTAGAATCAACCGTTATTGGAGAAAATCCTTTAGAGAATGAAGTGATTTGGAACAAAATGTATCGAAAGACTTTAGATTTTTCAAGGAGAGGTGTTTATATGGCTTCTGTTAGTGCTATAGATATTGCTGTTTGGGATTTAAAAGGAAAAATATTAGGATTACCAATATCTACATTATTAGGTGGTTCGCATAGAAAAAAGATAAAACCTTATGCAACAGGTTTGTATTTTACAAATCATAACAATTTTTCTGAGGGCTTTGTAGAAGAAGCACAAATGTATGTTCGCCAAGGGTTTAAGGCCATGAAAATGAAAGTTGGTTTAGGAATTAATGAAGATGTTGCTAACGTTAAATTAATTAGAGAAGCCATTGGACCAGATATTCAATTAATGGTAGATTCTAACCATGCTTATACTTTTAGAGAAGCTGTAGAATTGTCTAGAAAAATTGAGAAATATGATATTACTTGGTTTGAAGAACCTATTTCTCCAGAGTTTTATGAACAATATAGCGAGCTAAGAACAAAAACAAGTATTCCTATTTCTGGGGGAGAATGTGAATATTTAAGATTTGGATTTAATGAATTAATCAAAAATAAATCAGTAGATATACTTCAGCCAGATATTTGTGCAAGTGGAGGGTTAACAGAAGCCAAAAGGATTGCTACTTTAGCAAGTACTAATGGTATCGATTTAATTCCTCATACTTGGGGAACATCAATTGGTTTACATGTTGCTTTACATTTTATATCAAATATTGAATCTATTCCTGGGAGAATGTATCAGCCAGAGTTTTTAATGGAATACGATCAAACAGAAAATGGATTAAGAGATCACTTATCATTTCCTAAATTAGAGATGAAAGATGGAATGTTAGATGTGCCTAATAGACCAGGATTGGGTATTGATATTGATGAAGAAGTATTGCGTAAATATTGTGTTAGTACTATAAATAGTGTAATTTAA
- a CDS encoding PKD domain-containing protein: MKKYSLIILLSLMALVGCNVDDYTEPANFSAPLVFTPSIFNINESSIANNIPISIDDFSSLSDISQGVVSRTWVIEDGANFLNSEFTRKDSVNLDRFIDNKLGTSSQTKLVHVLFQKAGETTVTLKNKFEKEVSFLGNDAVQGEDGLWELSTVFKYDVYQRLNAEASVKNEEDGTEVFLTQSQHPSTDDTSNFTTITIEAGSNLTFKDLTTVGRPSDRVWDFDGGQPETSTEEEQVVTYNRIGEYTTNLTVSRAKLGNNTLRYSEQTKAIPVIIKVIPSTKPFTINGNAFAVNDGSSAPGTKQIAFRVNGILEPFTGVENDFSVNVVNGTFNQNFNVVSAQVSSTDETLIELELSEAVLNSDTIKLSYNGTGITAIDARVLNAFTDETVEPLIINYLTSNVNPGFENPATNDLWANADGYRLFIPAGNNASGNNQIANATNPGGGLYLSRSTDRASEGSASMKFDAVLPFESGISFLGLSNVLFQNAEIPAGVYSFKFDLYYEPGTTMGGVFTRIFGSTPDIETMSFNAPGTGQWFTVEREINVGAGGITGNAVFNFRNGGPGNENDGVTGRQTFYIDNFQVVAKENR; encoded by the coding sequence ATGAAAAAATATAGTTTAATTATTTTATTATCACTTATGGCCTTAGTGGGGTGTAATGTTGATGATTATACCGAGCCAGCAAATTTTAGTGCTCCTCTAGTATTTACACCAAGTATATTTAATATTAATGAGAGCTCAATAGCGAATAATATTCCAATTTCTATTGATGATTTTAGTTCTTTATCAGATATTTCACAAGGAGTTGTGTCTAGAACTTGGGTTATTGAAGATGGAGCTAACTTTTTAAACTCTGAATTTACTAGAAAAGATAGTGTGAATTTAGATAGATTTATTGATAATAAATTAGGAACAAGTAGCCAAACAAAACTAGTTCATGTTCTTTTTCAAAAAGCTGGAGAAACTACAGTAACATTAAAAAATAAGTTTGAAAAAGAAGTAAGTTTTCTTGGTAACGATGCAGTACAAGGAGAGGATGGTTTATGGGAGTTATCTACCGTGTTTAAGTATGATGTATATCAAAGGTTAAATGCAGAAGCTTCGGTAAAAAATGAAGAAGATGGAACTGAAGTGTTTTTGACTCAAAGTCAACACCCAAGTACAGATGATACAAGTAATTTTACAACAATTACTATAGAGGCAGGGTCTAACTTAACTTTTAAAGACTTAACAACTGTTGGTAGACCAAGTGATAGAGTTTGGGATTTTGATGGAGGTCAGCCAGAGACTAGTACAGAAGAAGAACAAGTAGTGACCTACAATAGAATTGGAGAGTATACAACTAACTTAACTGTTTCAAGAGCTAAGTTAGGGAACAATACACTAAGATATTCTGAACAAACTAAGGCAATTCCAGTAATTATTAAAGTAATTCCATCTACAAAACCTTTTACTATAAATGGTAATGCTTTTGCTGTAAATGATGGAAGTAGCGCACCTGGTACTAAACAAATAGCTTTTAGAGTTAATGGAATTTTAGAGCCATTTACTGGAGTAGAAAATGATTTTTCAGTAAACGTTGTGAATGGAACTTTTAATCAAAACTTTAATGTTGTTTCAGCTCAGGTAAGTAGTACAGATGAAACGTTGATTGAGTTAGAATTGTCAGAAGCGGTATTAAACTCTGATACTATTAAACTTTCTTATAACGGTACAGGTATAACAGCTATTGATGCTAGAGTTTTAAATGCATTTACTGATGAAACGGTTGAGCCATTAATTATTAATTATTTAACGAGTAATGTTAACCCAGGATTTGAAAATCCTGCTACCAATGATTTATGGGCAAATGCAGATGGATACAGATTATTTATTCCAGCGGGTAATAATGCCTCAGGAAATAATCAAATAGCAAATGCTACAAATCCAGGTGGAGGTTTATATCTAAGTAGATCAACAGATAGAGCAAGTGAAGGAAGTGCATCTATGAAGTTTGATGCTGTTCTACCATTTGAGTCTGGAATTAGCTTCTTAGGATTAAGTAATGTATTGTTTCAAAATGCTGAAATCCCAGCAGGTGTTTACTCTTTTAAGTTTGACCTTTATTACGAGCCAGGTACAACTATGGGAGGAGTATTTACTAGAATTTTTGGATCTACTCCAGATATTGAAACCATGAGTTTTAACGCTCCTGGTACTGGACAATGGTTTACTGTTGAGCGTGAAATAAATGTTGGAGCAGGAGGAATTACCGGAAATGCGGTATTTAATTTTAGAAATGGAGGGCCAGGTAATGAAAATGATGGTGTTACAGGTAGGCAAACTTTCTATATAGATAATTTCCAAGTAGTAGCTAAAGAAAATAGATAA
- a CDS encoding NAD-dependent succinate-semialdehyde dehydrogenase produces MKTQNFGYKKLYIDGQLVDSVSGEREDVICPATGEVIAQIAKAGKEDTEKALLSSQKGFKFWSKLSLEERTSWMLKLRDAILLKEHELRTAMVHEMGKTYGGALEDIQRLTEALEWYPNAMKNLREEQIPDYENTHTHKMISKPAGVAVAYLAWNFPLLNVGYKIGPALASGCSLIIKPSTLSPLSTYMVGEILHSINFPAGVVNIVAGSTEEVATPMTTSKIPAVITMIGSTQTGQQIIADSTTSIKKLGMELGGNAPFIVFEDADLDKALDLAIGLKYGNTGQICVAANRIFVHKNIYAKFLKEYVKRASELKIGFGIKENEDVFMGPLASRAARDRMFTLIDDAVNKGAVLEYGGEIPKELPEGGNWMQPTVVSGVTPEMKLFREETFGPVAGIMTFETDDEVLELANDTEFGLASYIFTNNHKRIERFTEELEFGEIQINGVKYAIYLPHGGFKNSGIGHDCSHLALEDYLVKKRISTAI; encoded by the coding sequence ATGAAGACTCAAAACTTCGGGTATAAGAAACTTTATATTGATGGTCAATTAGTTGATTCGGTTAGTGGAGAAAGAGAAGATGTAATTTGTCCTGCAACAGGAGAAGTCATCGCACAGATTGCAAAAGCAGGAAAAGAAGACACAGAAAAAGCATTGTTGTCTTCTCAAAAAGGTTTTAAATTTTGGTCTAAATTATCTTTAGAAGAAAGAACATCATGGATGTTAAAATTACGTGATGCCATTTTATTAAAAGAGCATGAGCTAAGAACTGCGATGGTTCATGAAATGGGGAAAACTTATGGAGGGGCGTTAGAAGATATTCAAAGGTTAACCGAGGCTTTAGAATGGTACCCTAACGCAATGAAAAATTTAAGAGAAGAACAAATCCCAGATTATGAGAATACACACACTCATAAAATGATTTCTAAACCAGCAGGAGTTGCTGTAGCTTATTTAGCATGGAATTTTCCGTTGTTAAATGTTGGTTATAAAATTGGTCCTGCATTGGCTTCGGGTTGTTCTTTAATTATAAAACCATCTACGTTGTCTCCTTTATCAACTTATATGGTGGGTGAAATTTTACATAGTATAAATTTTCCTGCTGGTGTAGTGAATATTGTAGCGGGTTCAACAGAAGAGGTTGCAACTCCTATGACAACAAGTAAAATTCCTGCAGTAATCACCATGATTGGTTCTACTCAAACAGGTCAACAAATTATTGCGGATAGTACAACATCTATTAAGAAACTAGGAATGGAATTAGGAGGAAATGCTCCTTTTATAGTTTTTGAAGATGCAGATTTAGATAAAGCTTTAGATTTAGCCATTGGTTTAAAATATGGCAACACAGGTCAGATTTGTGTAGCTGCGAATAGAATTTTTGTGCATAAAAATATTTATGCTAAGTTTTTAAAAGAATATGTTAAGCGTGCTTCAGAATTAAAAATTGGATTTGGTATTAAAGAAAATGAAGACGTTTTTATGGGGCCTTTGGCTTCTAGAGCTGCTAGAGATAGAATGTTTACATTAATAGATGATGCTGTGAACAAAGGTGCTGTTTTAGAGTATGGAGGAGAAATTCCTAAAGAATTGCCAGAGGGTGGTAACTGGATGCAGCCTACAGTTGTTTCTGGTGTAACACCAGAAATGAAATTGTTTAGAGAAGAAACTTTTGGACCTGTAGCTGGTATTATGACTTTTGAAACAGATGATGAGGTGTTAGAATTGGCTAACGATACTGAGTTTGGTTTAGCATCTTATATTTTTACTAATAATCATAAGAGAATAGAGCGTTTTACAGAAGAACTTGAATTTGGTGAAATTCAAATAAACGGTGTAAAATATGCCATTTATTTACCACATGGAGGTTTTAAAAATAGTGGTATTGGACATGATTGTTCTCACTTGGCTTTAGAAGATTACTTAGTTAAAAAACGTATTTCTACGGCTATTTAA
- a CDS encoding RagB/SusD family nutrient uptake outer membrane protein: MKNIKLISAILLAFLVFSCEDYLDEPNPNTPELLESITNLDDTNRVLNGVYNSLFNHYVLSIEEDHFRTDISAMKNRLNPDVGFPEHLDFYYKTVSPTTVRIEQRWGALYRGIFTANQALAALDIVKPSLTNADQLERWNQQRAQALFFRGTYHFYAHSVFNNGNVIIRDKYEQDIDKRHKEVSSSDEVIAFFRKDLEEAIPYLPMPNEVTELGRVTKGAAKMILANSYLYEATEGGQQNMSLINEAIKIYEDLRDNYGYALETEVNPITGSKMFTTAGDFNSESIFEIPYTTDFGIELSEFNEASPHSRLARRSAHFKFGGQDFIQPAAWLVLAYESDPLDSSNPVNTITTGDGNLNTRRESLRSSNMLFLNNDLDTPVYSYPNVLNSKAVDGASWGGLRNQGGIFTAFKKYTNHDLGIDNETVTTGGSIKSGKNVIVNRFAEVLLNLAECYIYKGQLQDAVNEINKIRERWALVPLELSSKIDDPGVAYDATSLKERLMFVEKPLELSAEGHAIRVIDLRRWGIAAQRFSDLSTVYYQGVDFPRAGRRPITPALAKGPNTSIGGGFFSDLQTIDASAVPADPQAQQSQKIFQEFVGVATNYNKNAGYLPIPAEEDINNNGFEN; this comes from the coding sequence ATGAAAAATATAAAATTAATATCCGCAATATTACTGGCTTTTTTAGTTTTTTCATGTGAAGACTATTTAGATGAACCAAATCCTAATACACCAGAGTTATTAGAATCAATTACAAATTTAGATGATACAAATAGAGTATTAAATGGGGTGTACAACTCATTATTCAATCACTACGTGTTGAGTATTGAAGAAGACCATTTTAGAACAGACATCAGTGCTATGAAAAATAGATTAAATCCTGATGTAGGTTTTCCAGAACATTTAGATTTTTATTACAAAACAGTTTCTCCAACAACTGTTAGAATAGAACAACGTTGGGGAGCATTGTATCGTGGTATTTTTACTGCAAATCAAGCATTGGCAGCTTTAGATATTGTTAAGCCATCTTTAACCAATGCAGATCAGTTAGAGAGATGGAATCAACAAAGAGCACAAGCGCTTTTCTTTAGAGGAACTTATCATTTCTACGCACATTCAGTATTTAACAATGGTAATGTGATTATCAGAGATAAATATGAGCAAGATATAGATAAGAGACATAAAGAGGTTTCTAGTTCTGATGAAGTAATTGCTTTTTTTAGAAAAGATTTAGAAGAAGCTATTCCATATTTACCAATGCCTAATGAAGTTACGGAATTAGGAAGAGTAACCAAAGGAGCAGCAAAAATGATTTTAGCGAACTCTTATTTGTATGAAGCTACAGAAGGAGGTCAGCAAAACATGAGCTTAATAAATGAAGCTATCAAAATTTATGAGGATTTAAGAGATAATTATGGATATGCGTTGGAAACAGAAGTAAACCCAATTACTGGTTCTAAAATGTTTACCACTGCTGGAGATTTTAACAGCGAATCTATATTTGAAATCCCTTATACAACAGATTTTGGAATAGAGTTAAGTGAGTTTAACGAAGCAAGTCCACATAGTAGGTTAGCAAGAAGATCTGCTCATTTTAAATTTGGAGGTCAGGACTTTATTCAACCAGCTGCTTGGTTGGTGCTGGCATATGAAAGTGATCCATTAGATTCTAGTAACCCAGTTAATACAATTACTACAGGAGATGGAAATTTAAATACAAGACGTGAATCATTAAGATCCTCTAATATGTTGTTTTTAAATAACGATTTAGATACGCCAGTATACAGTTATCCTAATGTTTTAAACTCTAAAGCAGTAGATGGTGCTAGTTGGGGAGGTTTAAGAAATCAAGGTGGAATTTTTACTGCATTTAAAAAGTACACCAATCATGATTTAGGAATAGATAATGAAACAGTAACTACTGGAGGTTCTATTAAATCTGGAAAAAATGTGATTGTGAATCGTTTTGCTGAGGTGTTATTAAATCTTGCAGAGTGTTATATCTACAAAGGACAACTTCAAGATGCGGTGAATGAAATTAATAAAATTCGAGAAAGATGGGCATTGGTGCCTTTAGAGTTAAGTTCTAAAATTGATGATCCAGGAGTAGCTTACGATGCAACAAGTTTAAAGGAACGTTTAATGTTTGTTGAAAAGCCATTAGAGTTATCGGCAGAAGGTCATGCCATTCGTGTTATTGATTTAAGAAGATGGGGTATTGCAGCACAAAGATTTAGTGATTTAAGTACTGTTTATTATCAAGGTGTAGACTTTCCTAGAGCGGGAAGAAGACCTATAACACCAGCTTTGGCAAAAGGTCCAAACACCAGTATTGGAGGAGGTTTTTTTAGTGATTTACAAACTATTGATGCCTCAGCAGTCCCTGCAGATCCTCAAGCTCAACAAAGTCAAAAAATATTTCAAGAATTTGTAGGAGTAGCTACCAACTATAATAAAAATGCAGGGTACTTACCAATTCCAGCAGAAGAGGATATTAATAATAATGGATTTGAAAATTAA
- a CDS encoding SusC/RagA family TonB-linked outer membrane protein, with translation MKVKKVLVAKNFMSKCLLILILVLHGSLFAQTKDLTVTGVIIDKGGMPIPGATVLIQGTSTGVVSDFDGNYTIKSKVGDVLSFSYIGFQTKSLKVKGPKLDVLLEEDVSELDEVVVIGYGTVKKKEITGAVAQVKAEEIENVITGDIGTALQGQVAGVNVTASSGEAGEGSAITIRGISSLTGSNSPLWVVDGVPQSGDPRLNPNEIETLDVLKDAASASIYGTRAAGGVILVTTKKGKKGNTQVELEVTNGVQYIRRNTPLMNTEQQLFFDANDPSRSSSPASTDRYSLLNDNDLRDFTQNDMSTINRYNLTISGGGDDVKYSVVMGLFDQEGTVINSEFKRYNLRSNLDITKGKWTVNNGFGFTVDDRERPNFNLLIFGQRALPYLDKVDQNTTSFTSEVDDANASSAYGQILEAITRDRQVGRDRFEASSNLKYQLTKHLQLTTLISGVITNEYEKQVQPPFALFDNNGVNLRDEDDNFVYEGRSRNVLINWNGGINYQQKFNKHKINAMAVVNVEQDYFTSIGAVKRGLLFADPVNLSTATIGEELGSDVTLNFTGPSTVEPDYKIKRIGTVGRVLYDYDGKYQLSASARVDASNQFSRDNLYAFFPSVSAGWTISDENFWEGLRKTINNFKFRASYGTTGNDRFAPNSIYSPVATGYNANFQAANGSDTEHSGIIQQQFGNPNLKWEVTKQYNFGIDMSFWNNKLIFTADYYTTKKDDLLTNVQVTPSFGASVQADRDLTGSRFAVFNVGNLTNEGIEATLRYRPSIGNVRFNILGTFSKNKNVVTSLQSESGVQLFTTRPVFGDNQALAIGLKEGREAGSFLVFETDGIFKDQAELDAYNLKYGESRQLGDLKYVDSNGNGVLRDEGDRVYKGSGLPDFELGLNLQATYKNWFFLTNWYASIGNEVYNATRASAFKAGRHRDLVYQYIPGVNEDTNIPSFRNTSRNSGDNNYNGSSDFFIEDGSFLRLRNVVIGYTFPKKVAESMGVTRFNIYANAQNILTFTKYTGLDPEVGGNNIQQKGIDSGIIPTTASMNLGVRLNF, from the coding sequence ATGAAAGTAAAAAAAGTATTAGTTGCTAAAAACTTTATGAGTAAATGTTTACTCATTTTGATTTTGGTTTTACACGGGAGCTTGTTCGCCCAAACTAAAGATTTAACAGTAACGGGGGTTATTATCGATAAAGGTGGTATGCCTATTCCTGGAGCTACTGTTTTAATACAAGGAACTTCAACCGGAGTAGTGAGTGATTTTGACGGTAATTACACAATTAAATCTAAAGTAGGAGATGTTTTATCATTTAGCTATATAGGTTTTCAAACAAAGTCATTAAAAGTAAAAGGACCTAAATTAGATGTGCTTTTAGAAGAAGATGTTTCGGAATTAGACGAGGTAGTAGTTATTGGTTATGGAACTGTTAAGAAAAAAGAAATTACTGGAGCTGTTGCTCAAGTAAAAGCAGAAGAAATAGAAAATGTAATTACAGGTGATATTGGAACTGCTTTACAGGGACAAGTTGCTGGGGTAAACGTTACAGCTAGTAGTGGTGAGGCAGGTGAAGGATCTGCAATTACTATTAGAGGTATATCTTCTTTAACAGGTTCTAATTCTCCACTTTGGGTAGTAGATGGTGTTCCTCAGTCAGGTGATCCTAGATTAAACCCAAATGAAATAGAAACTCTAGATGTTTTAAAAGATGCTGCTTCTGCATCTATTTATGGAACAAGAGCTGCTGGTGGAGTTATTTTGGTAACTACTAAAAAAGGGAAAAAGGGGAATACTCAAGTTGAATTAGAGGTTACTAATGGTGTACAATACATAAGACGTAATACGCCATTAATGAATACAGAACAACAATTGTTCTTTGATGCAAATGACCCTTCAAGATCAAGTTCTCCTGCAAGTACAGATAGATATAGTTTGCTTAATGATAATGATTTAAGAGATTTTACTCAAAATGACATGTCTACAATCAACAGATATAATCTTACAATTTCTGGAGGAGGAGATGATGTAAAATACAGTGTGGTTATGGGACTTTTTGATCAAGAAGGAACTGTAATTAACTCTGAGTTTAAACGCTATAACTTAAGATCAAACTTAGATATTACTAAAGGAAAATGGACTGTAAATAATGGATTTGGATTCACTGTTGATGACAGAGAAAGACCAAACTTTAATCTACTTATTTTTGGACAAAGAGCTTTACCGTATTTAGATAAAGTAGATCAAAACACAACTTCTTTTACTAGTGAAGTGGATGATGCTAATGCAAGTTCTGCTTATGGTCAAATTTTAGAAGCTATTACTAGAGATAGACAAGTAGGTCGTGATAGATTTGAAGCTAGTTCTAATTTAAAATATCAATTAACAAAACATTTACAATTAACCACATTAATTAGTGGGGTTATTACTAATGAGTACGAAAAGCAAGTTCAACCTCCTTTTGCTTTGTTTGATAATAATGGGGTGAATTTACGTGATGAAGATGATAATTTTGTTTACGAAGGTAGATCTCGTAATGTTTTAATTAACTGGAACGGAGGAATCAACTACCAGCAAAAGTTTAACAAGCATAAAATAAATGCGATGGCAGTTGTAAATGTAGAACAAGATTATTTTACATCAATCGGAGCTGTTAAAAGAGGGTTGCTTTTTGCAGACCCTGTTAATCTATCAACAGCAACAATAGGAGAAGAGTTAGGATCAGATGTTACTTTGAACTTTACAGGTCCTTCTACAGTTGAACCAGATTATAAAATTAAAAGAATTGGTACTGTTGGTCGTGTGTTATATGATTATGATGGAAAATATCAGTTAAGTGCAAGTGCCAGAGTAGATGCCTCTAACCAATTTTCTCGAGATAATTTATATGCTTTCTTTCCTTCTGTATCTGCAGGATGGACAATTTCAGATGAAAACTTTTGGGAAGGTTTAAGAAAAACAATTAACAACTTTAAGTTTAGAGCTAGTTACGGTACTACCGGTAACGATCGTTTTGCTCCAAATTCAATCTACAGTCCAGTAGCAACAGGTTACAACGCCAACTTTCAAGCAGCTAATGGATCTGATACAGAACATTCTGGAATTATACAGCAACAGTTTGGAAATCCAAATTTAAAGTGGGAGGTAACCAAGCAATACAATTTTGGTATTGATATGAGTTTTTGGAACAATAAATTAATTTTTACAGCTGATTATTATACTACTAAGAAAGATGATTTGTTAACAAACGTGCAAGTTACTCCTAGTTTTGGTGCATCGGTACAAGCAGATCGTGATTTAACAGGAAGTAGATTCGCTGTTTTTAATGTGGGAAATTTAACAAATGAAGGTATAGAAGCTACTTTAAGATACAGACCTTCTATAGGAAATGTTAGGTTTAATATTTTAGGAACTTTTTCTAAAAACAAAAATGTTGTTACTAGCCTTCAATCAGAAAGTGGAGTTCAATTATTTACTACAAGACCTGTGTTTGGTGATAATCAAGCTTTGGCTATCGGATTAAAAGAAGGTAGAGAAGCAGGTTCGTTCTTAGTTTTTGAAACGGATGGTATTTTTAAAGATCAAGCTGAGTTAGATGCTTATAATTTAAAGTATGGAGAATCAAGACAGTTAGGAGATTTAAAATATGTGGATTCTAATGGAAATGGTGTTTTAAGAGACGAAGGAGATAGAGTGTACAAAGGAAGTGGTCTTCCAGATTTTGAATTAGGACTTAACTTACAAGCTACTTACAAAAACTGGTTTTTCTTAACTAACTGGTATGCATCTATTGGTAACGAAGTATATAACGCAACAAGAGCAAGTGCTTTTAAAGCAGGTCGTCATAGAGATTTAGTTTATCAGTATATACCAGGTGTAAATGAAGATACTAATATTCCTTCTTTTAGAAATACATCTAGAAACTCTGGAGACAATAATTACAATGGTAGTTCTGACTTTTTTATAGAAGATGGTTCGTTCTTACGTTTAAGAAACGTGGTAATAGGATATACTTTTCCTAAAAAGGTTGCAGAAAGCATGGGGGTAACAAGATTTAATATTTATGCTAATGCTCAGAACATATTAACTTTTACAAAATACACCGGATTAGACCCAGAAGTTGGAGGAAATAATATCCAACAAAAAGGTATTGATAGTGGAATTATTCCAACCACAGCAAGTATGAACCTAGGTGTAAGATTAAACTTTTAA